The proteins below are encoded in one region of Telopea speciosissima isolate NSW1024214 ecotype Mountain lineage chromosome 10, Tspe_v1, whole genome shotgun sequence:
- the LOC122644187 gene encoding cytochrome P450 704C1-like — protein sequence MGTVFHQLLYFNRLYDFHTDAARKHRTSFCLLAPSQSEIYTADPRNVEHILKTNFDKYNKGHYTHENFGDLFGDGIFNVEGDNWRQQRKIASFEFSTRVLRDFSYAVFRRKTAKLAETVSGFAAINKTFDIQDLLMRCSLDSIFKVGFGVDLNCLEGSSKEGRTFIKAFDDSNRFIMWRYADPFWKLKRILNLGSEGALKKNVKIMNNFVFGVISNKRKQMFEQQNENDKEDILSRFLVESKKDPQRMTDRYLRDIILKFMIVGKDTTTGTLSWFLYLLCKNPLIQEKVAEEVREVINCKENETNIDAFVECLTDAALDKMHYLHATLTETLRLYPAVPMDGRCAETDDVLPDGFKVKKGDDVYYMAYAMGRMTYIRGEDAEDFRPERWLDNGVFRFDSPFKFVSFHASPRICLGKEFAYRQMKIFAMVLLRFFRFRLADETKQVTYKTMLTLHIDGGLHLSAIPRVFFDKF from the exons ATGGGCACCGTCTTCCACCAACTACTCTATTTCAACCGTCTCTACGATTTCCACACCGATGCCGCTCGAAAGCATCGAACCAGCTTCTGTCTCCTCGCTCCCTCACAGAGTGAGATCTACACTGCAGACCCTCGAAACGTCGAACACATACTCAAAACCAACTTTGACAAATACAACAAAGGACACTACACCCATGAAAATTTTGGAGACCTCTTTGGTGATGGTATCTTTAATGTTGAAGGCGATAATTGGCGTCAACAGAGGAAGATTGCAAGCTTCGAGTTCTCTACCAGAGTCCTCAGGGATTTTAGCTACGCTGTGTTCAGAAGAAAAACTGCCAAATTGGCTGAGACTGTTTCGGGGTTTGCAGCCATTAATAAGACCTTTGACATCCAA GACTTGTTAATGAGATGCTCTCTGGATTCCATATTCAAAGTTGGGTTTGGGGTGGATTTGAATTGCTTGGAGGGTTCAAGCAAAGAGGGGAGAACATTCATCAAGGCTTTCGATGATTCAAATCGATTTATAATGTGGCGCTATGCCGATCCCTTTTGGAAGCTGAAGAGGATTCTTAATTTGGGATCCGAAGGTGCTCTTAAGAAGAATGTAAAGATCATGAATAATTTTGTGTTTGGAGTAATAAGCAACAAGAGGAAACAGATGTTTGAGCAACAAAACGAG AACGATAAGGAGGACATACTTTCAAGGTTTCTGGTGGAGAGCAAGAAAGATCCACAGAGAATGACCGATCGGTATCTCAGGGACATAATTCTGAAGTTCATGATCGTTGGCAAAGATACTACTACAGGCACACTCTCCTGGTTCTTGTACCTCCTCTGCAAGAACCCTCTGATACAAGAAAAAGTTGCAGAAGAAGTAAGAGAAGTCATCAATTGTAAGGAGAACGAAACTAACATCGATGCTTTCGTGGAGTGTTTAACTGATGCAGCATTAGATAAGATGCATTATCTCCATGCGACCCTAACAGAGACTTTGAGGCTATACCCTGCTGTCCCCATG GATGGGAGGTGTGCAGAAACAGATGATGTTCTCCCTGATGGTTTCAAAGTGAAGAAAGGGGATGATGTGTATTACATGGCTTATGCCATGGGCAGGATGACTTACATACGGGGAGAGGATGCCGAGGATTTTCGACCGGAGAGATGGCTCGACAATGGAGTATTCCGATTCGATTCACCATTCAAATTTGTGTCATTTCAT GCCAGCCCTCGAATCTGTTTGGGGAAGGAATTCGCTTACCGGCAGATGAAGATATTTGCCATGGTCCTTCTTCGCTTCTTTCGGTTCAGATTAGCAGATGAAACGAAACAAGTAACATACAAAACCATGCTCACACTCCACATCGATGGTGGCCTCCATCTTAGTGCAATTCCTAGAGTTTTCTTTGACAAATTCTGA